The following are from one region of the Arachis duranensis cultivar V14167 chromosome 10, aradu.V14167.gnm2.J7QH, whole genome shotgun sequence genome:
- the LOC107470391 gene encoding cell wall / vacuolar inhibitor of fructosidase 2: MASKMLLLFLFFVAQEQYKLVKGDTSLIKRTCKNTKYYNLCFSSLKCDPSSPTADSKGLAVIMVEIAMTNATSTSSYLSSKLLSPKTNSSTTLKMVLKECADKYSYAGDALQDSVQELSDENYDYAYMHISAAKDYPNACHNAFRRYPDLVYSRDLARREEGLKHICDVAMAIIDNLDW; this comes from the coding sequence ATGGCTTCTAAGATGCTCTTGttgtttctcttttttgtaGCACAAGAGCAATATAAGTTAGTGAAAGGAGATACAAGTTTGATAAAGAGAACTTGCAAGAACACAAAGTACTATAACCTATGCTTCTCTTCCCTAAAATGTGATCCTAGTAGCCCAACCGCAGATTCAAAGGGCTTAGCAGTGATCATGGTTGAAATTGCAATGACCAATGCAACCTCAACTTCTTCCTATTTGTCCTCTAAGCTTCTTAGTCCAAAAACCAACAGTAGCACAACCTTAAAAATGGTCCTCAAAGAATGTGCAGACAAATACTCTTATGCTGGTGATGCACTCCAAGATTCGGTTCAAGAACTTTCTGATGAGAACTATGACTATGCTTACATGCACATCTCTGCTGCAAAAGATTACCCAAATGCATGTCACAACGCTTTCAGACGCTACCCTGATTTGGTTTATTCTCGTGATCTTGCTCGTAGAGAAGAAGGTTTAAAGCATATATGTGATGTGGCTATGGCTATTATTGATAACCTTGATTGGTAG